The Aureispira anguillae genome contains a region encoding:
- a CDS encoding nucleoside triphosphate pyrophosphohydrolase family protein produces the protein MEQYEFYILVVINTPKETNALCFATEAEINGVLPADTDLNKAYVTKDYYDNDKELIYLKKSAVDALAIGVEGGRKIVLNNKENRKELGLKYKKGFLKKRKVKEPKEATPQKPRFAEWMEVLKMGLNLLLTMKEESKAKKPSPSPAPSRNLSVLAQKIHALNQAKGFWDKHRSVGELLMGVTAELSGAMEAYQESTPANWDLYDAGIYSPKEAFEHYIEHTFEDKIAGAIIRLLDLAAGMNIDIERHVRVKLAYHYLKENKD, from the coding sequence ATGGAACAATACGAATTTTATATCCTTGTGGTCATCAATACGCCCAAAGAAACAAATGCTTTGTGTTTTGCAACAGAAGCCGAAATTAATGGGGTATTGCCTGCGGATACGGATCTAAACAAAGCTTATGTCACCAAGGATTATTACGACAACGACAAAGAGCTAATCTACCTTAAAAAATCAGCAGTAGACGCTTTAGCGATTGGTGTGGAAGGAGGCAGAAAGATTGTGCTCAACAACAAGGAAAACCGCAAGGAATTGGGCTTGAAGTACAAAAAAGGCTTCCTAAAAAAGAGAAAAGTAAAAGAGCCTAAAGAAGCCACCCCCCAAAAGCCACGCTTTGCAGAATGGATGGAGGTGTTAAAGATGGGGTTGAATTTATTGTTGACCATGAAGGAAGAAAGCAAGGCAAAAAAGCCAAGCCCCTCTCCTGCTCCCTCTAGGAATCTAAGCGTTTTAGCACAAAAAATTCATGCCCTAAATCAAGCCAAGGGATTTTGGGACAAACACCGTTCTGTAGGGGAACTGTTAATGGGGGTTACCGCAGAGCTGAGCGGAGCGATGGAGGCTTACCAAGAAAGTACGCCTGCCAATTGGGATTTGTACGATGCAGGTATTTATAGCCCCAAAGAAGCTTTTGAACACTACATTGAGCATACGTTCGAGGATAAAATTGCTGGTGCCATTATTCGGCTCTTAGATTTAGCGGCAGGAATGAACATAGATATTGAGCGCCATGTTCGGGTTAAGTTGGCTTACCATTATCTGAAAGAAAATAAAGATTAG
- a CDS encoding PIN-like domain-containing protein translates to MKKFNREEINYYELSEERESKLWEEADFIFDTSSLLDFYAIPEQTREKIYSRIFQKLLDRLWLPFHVQYEFLKNKKSVINRVAKSKYKAVGDTVSALTKSAEGILNKVQDISNKTKDESNHPYIEQSTLHLLKEVTEKYIEQVKKHENSIQSQINNAKDKILNKEPDDVLLMLEQNFQVGREFSFQEILNITREGKHRFEFEIPPGYGDLKAKKGTQVFGDLIIWKQILELSKNRNKPVIFIINDITKGNDWCYQKEKNDILKPREELIKEIRDHSGSDFWMYSLSQFLKIANNRLKSSIHEEELNVVSLENTIPIVLGENIINTYTYTYEEVDSVVFQWIIASFDYKTIVYHDIKKFPEIMMKLPTHLRGVEIKLINNMRDLSIMIDELYDKVMELLGERLFDEIMVILVGNCLKSTYLIYEKVSKFKSSNPNEFINFYVGFINENMEFDIVGHK, encoded by the coding sequence ATGAAGAAGTTTAATAGGGAGGAAATAAATTATTATGAATTGTCAGAGGAAAGAGAATCTAAGTTATGGGAGGAAGCGGATTTTATTTTTGATACTTCTTCATTATTGGATTTTTATGCTATTCCTGAACAGACAAGAGAAAAAATATATTCTAGAATTTTCCAAAAATTATTAGATCGTCTTTGGCTGCCATTCCATGTACAATATGAATTTTTAAAAAATAAAAAATCAGTTATAAATCGTGTTGCTAAATCAAAATATAAAGCTGTAGGTGATACTGTATCTGCTTTAACAAAATCTGCGGAAGGAATATTAAACAAAGTTCAGGATATATCTAATAAGACAAAAGATGAAAGCAATCATCCATATATTGAACAATCAACTCTTCATTTATTAAAAGAAGTTACGGAGAAATATATAGAACAAGTCAAGAAACATGAAAATAGTATTCAGTCGCAAATAAATAATGCAAAAGATAAGATATTAAATAAAGAGCCTGATGATGTTCTTCTTATGTTGGAACAAAATTTTCAAGTTGGGCGAGAATTTTCTTTTCAAGAAATTCTTAATATTACACGTGAGGGCAAACATCGTTTTGAGTTTGAAATACCTCCAGGGTATGGTGATCTTAAGGCAAAAAAAGGAACACAAGTTTTTGGTGATTTAATTATATGGAAGCAAATATTAGAACTTTCAAAAAATAGAAATAAGCCAGTTATTTTTATAATTAATGATATTACAAAAGGAAATGATTGGTGCTATCAAAAAGAAAAAAATGATATATTAAAACCTAGAGAAGAACTTATAAAAGAGATTAGGGATCACTCTGGCTCAGATTTTTGGATGTATAGTTTGAGCCAATTCTTGAAAATAGCGAATAATCGATTAAAATCTTCTATTCATGAAGAAGAATTAAATGTGGTTTCTTTAGAAAATACTATTCCTATTGTATTGGGAGAGAATATAATTAATACTTATACTTATACTTATGAAGAGGTAGACTCAGTTGTTTTTCAATGGATTATTGCCTCCTTTGATTATAAAACTATAGTTTACCATGATATAAAAAAATTCCCTGAAATAATGATGAAATTACCAACGCATTTAAGAGGGGTTGAAATAAAGCTGATTAATAATATGAGAGATTTGTCAATTATGATTGACGAATTGTACGATAAGGTTATGGAGCTTTTGGGAGAAAGGTTATTTGATGAAATTATGGTTATATTAGTTGGAAATTGTTTAAAAAGTACATAT
- a CDS encoding helix-turn-helix domain-containing protein, whose translation MDGAQKPTLTELEQCKAIIAQQSATIELLKEQIEKGKVFDNNYINTEEAAILLCVTPRTIRKYNYEGKITGRKRKKESRLIFPLKEVMQYRKENFKHWASFE comes from the coding sequence ATGGATGGAGCACAAAAACCAACGTTAACCGAATTAGAGCAATGTAAGGCGATAATAGCTCAGCAGAGCGCAACAATTGAGCTATTAAAAGAACAAATCGAAAAGGGAAAAGTGTTTGACAACAATTATATCAATACGGAGGAAGCAGCGATCCTCTTATGTGTCACACCTAGAACTATAAGGAAATACAACTACGAAGGTAAAATCACAGGCAGAAAACGCAAGAAGGAAAGCAGGCTTATTTTTCCTCTAAAAGAAGTTATGCAATACAGAAAGGAGAACTTCAAGCATTGGGCCTCTTTTGAATAA